One Ananas comosus cultivar F153 linkage group 23, ASM154086v1, whole genome shotgun sequence genomic window carries:
- the LOC109728147 gene encoding sorting nexin 2B-like isoform X1: MMAAVNHVDFDPPSPRPPPPTMDELETLALDDDDDDDDDDDDSFSPHLLSTVPVAIDSGDPLLRPCPPSSSSSSSLSSSPTAASVAVFESQNGVGGGRGRSGAAAAAATPPSPSRAAVATEFVGIVVSEPEKAHDPTASLMSGSSTFVTYLITARAAGGGGEFRVRRRFRDVVALADRLAEAYRGLFVPARPDKSVVEGQVMQKHEFVEQRRAAIERYLRRLAAHPAIGRSEELRAFLRAPGRLSLPPLVNEIAAKPIAKESGAAKPMGKGGRDLFRMFRELKQSVVNDWGGRVSAPEVDEDKEFLERKAKLQEWEKQLSSSSQQAETLAKAQQNIGETMGNLGLAFMKLGKFETEETTCSSQRIRAAEIKKFATAALKASRLNRGFNANIVKYLDTLHEYLGVMLAIHNAFADRSSALLTVQTLSSDLFSLEARAEKLEAASSKTFSLDRTRSHKIEELKETIKITEDAKSCALREYERIKENNRSELERFDKERHRDFIAMMKGFVICQVAAIYNPQTEKKEKIGYSEKMANVWATVAEETNGYARGK, encoded by the exons ATGATGGCGGCGGTGAACCACGTGGACTTCGATCCTCCGTCGccacggccgccgccgccgaccatGGACGAGCTGGAGACGCTAGccctcgacgacgacgacgacgacgacgacgacgacgacgactctTTCTCCCCTCATCTCCTCTCCACCGTCCCCGTCGCCATCGACAGCGGAGATCCACTCCTCCGTCCCTGCCCTCCttcctcctcgtcgtcctcttcCCTCTCCTCGTCCCCCACCGCCGCCTCTGTCGCTGTTTTCGAGTCCCAAaacggcgtcggcggcggacgTGGCCGAagtggcgccgccgccgccgccgccacaccACCCTCACCCAGCCGCGCCGCCGTTGCGACGGAGTTTGTAGGCATCGTCGTCTCCGAACCCGAGAAGGCGCACGATCCCACAGCGTCGTTGATGTCGGGGTCGAGCACCTTCGTGACCTACCTTATCACGGCCCGCGCCGCGGGCGGGGGCGGAGAGTTCCGCGTGCGACGGCGCTTCCGTGACGTGGTGGCGCTCGCCGACCGCCTCGCGGAGGCCTACCGCGGGCTCTTTGTGCCGGCGCGTCCCGACAAGAGCGTGGTGGAGGGGCAGGTGATGCAGAAGCACGAGTTCGTGGAGCAGCGCCGCGCCGCGATCGAGCGctacctccgccgcctcgcggCGCACCCCGCGATCGGGCGGAGCGAGGAGCTCCGCGCATTCCTGAGGGCGCCGGGGAGGCTTTCGCTGCCGCCGCTGGTGAATGAAATTGCAGCGAAGCCGATCGCGAAGGAGAGCGGAGCGGCAAAGCCGATGGGAAAGGGGGGGAGGGATCTGTTCAGGATGTTTCGAGAGCTCAAGCAGTCGGTGGTGAACGATTGGGGCGGCCGGGTGTCTGCCCCGGAAGTGGACGAGGATAAAGAGTTCTTAGAGAGGAAGGCAAAGTTACAGGAATGGGAGAAGCAGCTCAGCTCCAGCTCCCAACAG GCTGAAACACTTGCTAAAGCACAGCAGAATATTGGAGAAACTATGGGTAATTTAGGATTGGCATTTATGAAGCTGGGAAAGTTTGAAACAGAGGAGACAACATGTAGTTCTCAGAGAATAAGAGCTGCTGAGATTAAAAAATTTGCAACTGCTGCACTGAAGGCTAGCAGATTAAACCGAGGATTTAATGCAAACATAGTTAAATATctg GATACTCTCCATGAGTACTTGGGTGTAATGCTAGCCATTCACAATGCTTTTGCTGATCGCTCTAGTGCATTACTGACTGTACAAACACTTTCATCGGATTTGTTTTCATTGGAAGCAAGGGCAGAAAAACTTGAAGCTGCATCCTCAAAAACTTTTAGCTTGGATCGTACTAGATCTCATAAAATAGAAGAGCTGAaggaaacaataaaaataacagAAGATGCTAAAAGTTGCGCACTTAGAGAATACGAACGTATAAAG GAAAACAACAGGAGTGAGCTTGAAAGATTTGACAAAGAAAGACATCGCGACTTTATAGCAATGATGAAAGGGTTTGTAATTTGTCAG GTGGCAGCAATCTATAACCCCCAAactgaaaagaaagaaaag ATTGGATACTCGGAGAAGATGGCAAATGTGTGGGCAACCGTCGCAGAAGAAACAAATGGATATGCGAGGGGAAAGTAA
- the LOC109728147 gene encoding sorting nexin 2B-like isoform X2 encodes MMAAVNHVDFDPPSPRPPPPTMDELETLALDDDDDDDDDDDDSFSPHLLSTVPVAIDSGDPLLRPCPPSSSSSSSLSSSPTAASVAVFESQNGVGGGRGRSGAAAAAATPPSPSRAAVATEFVGIVVSEPEKAHDPTASLMSGSSTFVTYLITARAAGGGGEFRVRRRFRDVVALADRLAEAYRGLFVPARPDKSVVEGQVMQKHEFVEQRRAAIERYLRRLAAHPAIGRSEELRAFLRAPGRLSLPPLVNEIAAKPIAKESGAAKPMGKGGRDLFRMFRELKQSVVNDWGGRVSAPEVDEDKEFLERKAKLQEWEKQLSSSSQQAETLAKAQQNIGETMGNLGLAFMKLGKFETEETTCSSQRIRAAEIKKFATAALKASRLNRGFNANIVKYLDTLHEYLGVMLAIHNAFADRSSALLTVQTLSSDLFSLEARAEKLEAASSKTFSLDRTRSHKIEELKETIKITEDAKSCALREYERIKENNRSELERFDKERHRDFIAMMKGFVICQIGYSEKMANVWATVAEETNGYARGK; translated from the exons ATGATGGCGGCGGTGAACCACGTGGACTTCGATCCTCCGTCGccacggccgccgccgccgaccatGGACGAGCTGGAGACGCTAGccctcgacgacgacgacgacgacgacgacgacgacgacgactctTTCTCCCCTCATCTCCTCTCCACCGTCCCCGTCGCCATCGACAGCGGAGATCCACTCCTCCGTCCCTGCCCTCCttcctcctcgtcgtcctcttcCCTCTCCTCGTCCCCCACCGCCGCCTCTGTCGCTGTTTTCGAGTCCCAAaacggcgtcggcggcggacgTGGCCGAagtggcgccgccgccgccgccgccacaccACCCTCACCCAGCCGCGCCGCCGTTGCGACGGAGTTTGTAGGCATCGTCGTCTCCGAACCCGAGAAGGCGCACGATCCCACAGCGTCGTTGATGTCGGGGTCGAGCACCTTCGTGACCTACCTTATCACGGCCCGCGCCGCGGGCGGGGGCGGAGAGTTCCGCGTGCGACGGCGCTTCCGTGACGTGGTGGCGCTCGCCGACCGCCTCGCGGAGGCCTACCGCGGGCTCTTTGTGCCGGCGCGTCCCGACAAGAGCGTGGTGGAGGGGCAGGTGATGCAGAAGCACGAGTTCGTGGAGCAGCGCCGCGCCGCGATCGAGCGctacctccgccgcctcgcggCGCACCCCGCGATCGGGCGGAGCGAGGAGCTCCGCGCATTCCTGAGGGCGCCGGGGAGGCTTTCGCTGCCGCCGCTGGTGAATGAAATTGCAGCGAAGCCGATCGCGAAGGAGAGCGGAGCGGCAAAGCCGATGGGAAAGGGGGGGAGGGATCTGTTCAGGATGTTTCGAGAGCTCAAGCAGTCGGTGGTGAACGATTGGGGCGGCCGGGTGTCTGCCCCGGAAGTGGACGAGGATAAAGAGTTCTTAGAGAGGAAGGCAAAGTTACAGGAATGGGAGAAGCAGCTCAGCTCCAGCTCCCAACAG GCTGAAACACTTGCTAAAGCACAGCAGAATATTGGAGAAACTATGGGTAATTTAGGATTGGCATTTATGAAGCTGGGAAAGTTTGAAACAGAGGAGACAACATGTAGTTCTCAGAGAATAAGAGCTGCTGAGATTAAAAAATTTGCAACTGCTGCACTGAAGGCTAGCAGATTAAACCGAGGATTTAATGCAAACATAGTTAAATATctg GATACTCTCCATGAGTACTTGGGTGTAATGCTAGCCATTCACAATGCTTTTGCTGATCGCTCTAGTGCATTACTGACTGTACAAACACTTTCATCGGATTTGTTTTCATTGGAAGCAAGGGCAGAAAAACTTGAAGCTGCATCCTCAAAAACTTTTAGCTTGGATCGTACTAGATCTCATAAAATAGAAGAGCTGAaggaaacaataaaaataacagAAGATGCTAAAAGTTGCGCACTTAGAGAATACGAACGTATAAAG GAAAACAACAGGAGTGAGCTTGAAAGATTTGACAAAGAAAGACATCGCGACTTTATAGCAATGATGAAAGGGTTTGTAATTTGTCAG ATTGGATACTCGGAGAAGATGGCAAATGTGTGGGCAACCGTCGCAGAAGAAACAAATGGATATGCGAGGGGAAAGTAA
- the LOC109728147 gene encoding sorting nexin 2B-like isoform X3, whose protein sequence is MMAAVNHVDFDPPSPRPPPPTMDELETLALDDDDDDDDDDDDSFSPHLLSTVPVAIDSGDPLLRPCPPSSSSSSSLSSSPTAASVAVFESQNGVGGGRGRSGAAAAAATPPSPSRAAVATEFVGIVVSEPEKAHDPTASLMSGSSTFVTYLITARAAGGGGEFRVRRRFRDVVALADRLAEAYRGLFVPARPDKSVVEGQVMQKHEFVEQRRAAIERYLRRLAAHPAIGRSEELRAFLRAPGRLSLPPLVNEIAAKPIAKESGAAKPMGKGGRDLFRMFRELKQSVVNDWGGRVSAPEVDEDKEFLERKAKLQEWEKQLSSSSQQAETLAKAQQNIGETMGNLGLAFMKLGKFETEETTCSSQRIRAAEIKKFATAALKASRLNRGFNANIVKYLDTLHEYLGVMLAIHNAFADRSSALLTVQTLSSDLFSLEARAEKLEAASSKTFSLDRTRSHKIEELKETIKITEDAKSCALREYERIKLRTSQSFKGMRWRAGSCLSMTSMVDRDQGIVSHFH, encoded by the exons ATGATGGCGGCGGTGAACCACGTGGACTTCGATCCTCCGTCGccacggccgccgccgccgaccatGGACGAGCTGGAGACGCTAGccctcgacgacgacgacgacgacgacgacgacgacgacgactctTTCTCCCCTCATCTCCTCTCCACCGTCCCCGTCGCCATCGACAGCGGAGATCCACTCCTCCGTCCCTGCCCTCCttcctcctcgtcgtcctcttcCCTCTCCTCGTCCCCCACCGCCGCCTCTGTCGCTGTTTTCGAGTCCCAAaacggcgtcggcggcggacgTGGCCGAagtggcgccgccgccgccgccgccacaccACCCTCACCCAGCCGCGCCGCCGTTGCGACGGAGTTTGTAGGCATCGTCGTCTCCGAACCCGAGAAGGCGCACGATCCCACAGCGTCGTTGATGTCGGGGTCGAGCACCTTCGTGACCTACCTTATCACGGCCCGCGCCGCGGGCGGGGGCGGAGAGTTCCGCGTGCGACGGCGCTTCCGTGACGTGGTGGCGCTCGCCGACCGCCTCGCGGAGGCCTACCGCGGGCTCTTTGTGCCGGCGCGTCCCGACAAGAGCGTGGTGGAGGGGCAGGTGATGCAGAAGCACGAGTTCGTGGAGCAGCGCCGCGCCGCGATCGAGCGctacctccgccgcctcgcggCGCACCCCGCGATCGGGCGGAGCGAGGAGCTCCGCGCATTCCTGAGGGCGCCGGGGAGGCTTTCGCTGCCGCCGCTGGTGAATGAAATTGCAGCGAAGCCGATCGCGAAGGAGAGCGGAGCGGCAAAGCCGATGGGAAAGGGGGGGAGGGATCTGTTCAGGATGTTTCGAGAGCTCAAGCAGTCGGTGGTGAACGATTGGGGCGGCCGGGTGTCTGCCCCGGAAGTGGACGAGGATAAAGAGTTCTTAGAGAGGAAGGCAAAGTTACAGGAATGGGAGAAGCAGCTCAGCTCCAGCTCCCAACAG GCTGAAACACTTGCTAAAGCACAGCAGAATATTGGAGAAACTATGGGTAATTTAGGATTGGCATTTATGAAGCTGGGAAAGTTTGAAACAGAGGAGACAACATGTAGTTCTCAGAGAATAAGAGCTGCTGAGATTAAAAAATTTGCAACTGCTGCACTGAAGGCTAGCAGATTAAACCGAGGATTTAATGCAAACATAGTTAAATATctg GATACTCTCCATGAGTACTTGGGTGTAATGCTAGCCATTCACAATGCTTTTGCTGATCGCTCTAGTGCATTACTGACTGTACAAACACTTTCATCGGATTTGTTTTCATTGGAAGCAAGGGCAGAAAAACTTGAAGCTGCATCCTCAAAAACTTTTAGCTTGGATCGTACTAGATCTCATAAAATAGAAGAGCTGAaggaaacaataaaaataacagAAGATGCTAAAAGTTGCGCACTTAGAGAATACGAACGTATAAAG CTGCGGACCTCACAGTCATTTAAAGGAATGAGGTGGAGGGCTGGCAGCTGCCTCTCCATGACTAGCATGGTGGACCGGGACCAGGGAATAGTCTCTCATTTTCATTAA